A window of Sulfurovum riftiae contains these coding sequences:
- a CDS encoding CvpA family protein: MVDFNYFDITIAAIVLILGIKGFMNGFIKEVFGLAGLIGGVYFGSRFADTAATFINDNFLKMQNPTLLKLLGFLAVLVIIWLGMTLLGSILSKLSSESGLGFINRLLGFIAGGGKYFIIFALIVTALSNVTLVKENLGKYVKDSMLYPYLLEAGSAIIHLDPATLGLGDESKTKLLKNVANIKENNDTAEANSSALSE; encoded by the coding sequence ATGGTCGATTTTAATTACTTTGATATCACGATAGCTGCGATCGTACTTATCCTCGGCATCAAAGGGTTTATGAACGGTTTCATCAAAGAGGTCTTCGGACTGGCAGGCCTGATCGGAGGTGTCTACTTCGGTTCCCGCTTCGCCGATACGGCAGCCACCTTTATCAATGACAATTTTCTGAAGATGCAGAACCCTACACTGCTCAAACTCCTTGGTTTTCTTGCCGTACTTGTCATTATCTGGCTGGGTATGACCCTGCTTGGCTCCATCCTTTCCAAACTCAGCAGCGAGAGTGGACTGGGCTTCATTAATCGTCTGTTGGGGTTCATTGCGGGTGGCGGAAAATACTTCATTATTTTCGCACTGATCGTTACAGCACTTTCCAACGTGACCCTTGTCAAGGAAAATCTCGGAAAGTATGTCAAAGACTCCATGCTCTACCCCTACCTGCTCGAGGCCGGGTCAGCCATTATCCATCTCGACCCTGCCACACTCGGACTTGGAGACGAATCAAAAACCAAACTGCTGAAAAATGTCGCCAACATCAAAGAGAACAATGATACAGCAGAGGCGAACAGCTCTGCCCTCTCAGAGTAA